The proteins below come from a single uncultured Carboxylicivirga sp. genomic window:
- a CDS encoding pectinesterase family protein: MKKTFLLLLMTIIAHISYGQIMGTTTYDFRDGSILPTDGSSIDNVSSGDGALTINKGDGSAFKFNDGTHGGQFKDKNVFSIQVANKATISFSICVHSASGATLELKDETGTTLSTISASLKNVEGATDGDLSTYTFNGSAQTITGTLSAGGSVYIHYLTVINEDGLPGLDGMTQVWDFGAEQLSTDSYINVLDVDAINEWYTGEEAGTAGLKLPDFTADVLSWEGNETSDRLRTSNESLTRYDSNVGSDVYTGRVYANGTIKLGEDGLPTTRYFTMELAEDDEVTVVALSQNGTGTLTFVTEDDITIQKDQQSLTNAAAEYNFIAGQAGVYRIYDETDKLSVFRVYRKNADYVTISGSVDETNASSIPEGYGIVFTNTVTGKSWTAIVSSQTYSIDIPVGHTYDLSLSDANGYIITGDQSIDVTSAANVNMVVEQIALNTVTGSISGLGDDIANLELVYIPDPTLNKVYKPEVTIDAVNATYSVVLEPGCEYTINANGVNDYIIGSSSITVIEDVTSDIAFTAKPVYDVSITSQGLSSEAAATLSLTFTNIYEEGYSYSFAAGENIQLRDGTYQISADGIDDYAIKLSLTSNLVVKEATAAKTISFEEVSKWNFDEKNIETEATSYFGLLFSGTGSVSNQAEKSHLLGKDGAVISIPVSPNNKVIITYYYTARFNINGTDSYMTETQSTSVFETAEYLYEGTEDGVVTINIGSTETITTTYLTCIEVVDVIDYSDVVTVGADKDFQTINEALDYITLMNRTSDQMVTVMIDPGNYEEMLVINQPNVTFENASATPSIALSNQGVDIDANAVRITSYYGHGYSYYSMGPDQKWNADVLRVNKENGYLSYENAGTGTTNGSYWNATVVVNAEGFTAKNIIFENSFNQYISQKEKDDVVEEWAIGGKGTRPTEVGSTDVQDKSFVERAAAIAVTSGGDKTTLVKCRVIGRQDSFYGGKNARVVVYKGDMMGATDYIFGEMNAVFYQSNLVLNTSDDSNDIAYITAAKQESGRGYLMYECTIKSAELSTETASGYESKPGYFGRPWAPATSEVVFYNTTIEATTTGASSGQSLIVPEGWNSTLGGESPYMYEYGTIEVSGDENSSGRASWATLLATPILSDDTEISTYNFTKGTDDWDPIPALIDEDPSTDIPFQQVGNLTLKQNVPNPAKTSTTIAYQLEEAADIVVTIYSSTGQVVKIIKDGYQLAGEHQVRLSVDDFRKGIYFYSLKAGVDVLTKKMIVN; this comes from the coding sequence ATGAAAAAAACATTTCTACTTCTTTTAATGACTATAATAGCTCATATCAGCTATGGTCAAATAATGGGAACTACTACCTACGATTTTAGAGATGGTAGTATATTACCTACAGATGGATCTTCCATCGACAATGTTTCCTCAGGCGATGGAGCCTTAACCATTAATAAGGGAGACGGTAGTGCCTTTAAGTTTAATGATGGAACACATGGAGGGCAGTTTAAAGACAAAAATGTATTTAGTATACAGGTAGCCAATAAAGCAACTATTTCTTTTAGTATTTGTGTTCATAGTGCCTCAGGCGCAACTCTTGAACTAAAAGATGAAACGGGTACTACATTAAGTACCATTTCAGCAAGTTTGAAAAATGTTGAAGGGGCAACCGATGGGGATCTTAGTACATACACTTTTAATGGATCAGCTCAAACTATAACCGGTACTTTAAGTGCAGGTGGTTCTGTTTATATCCATTATTTAACTGTTATAAATGAAGATGGACTTCCTGGTTTAGATGGAATGACACAGGTGTGGGATTTTGGGGCAGAGCAGTTAAGTACCGATTCTTATATAAATGTTTTGGATGTTGATGCGATAAATGAGTGGTATACTGGTGAAGAAGCAGGAACAGCAGGATTAAAGCTTCCTGATTTTACGGCTGATGTATTGTCGTGGGAAGGAAATGAAACATCGGACAGATTACGTACAAGTAATGAGAGTTTAACGCGCTACGATTCAAACGTTGGTAGTGATGTTTATACTGGCCGCGTTTATGCTAATGGTACTATTAAATTAGGTGAAGATGGGCTACCAACAACCCGTTATTTTACAATGGAATTAGCCGAAGACGATGAAGTAACTGTAGTGGCTTTATCTCAAAACGGAACCGGTACACTTACTTTTGTAACTGAAGATGATATTACAATTCAAAAAGATCAACAATCGTTAACCAATGCAGCAGCCGAATACAATTTTATTGCAGGACAAGCAGGTGTTTATCGTATTTATGATGAAACAGATAAACTTAGTGTATTTCGTGTTTATCGTAAAAATGCCGATTATGTAACAATTTCAGGCTCTGTTGATGAAACAAATGCATCTAGTATCCCAGAAGGATATGGAATTGTTTTTACCAACACTGTTACCGGAAAATCCTGGACAGCCATTGTGTCTTCACAAACCTATTCAATTGATATCCCAGTTGGTCATACATATGATCTTTCTTTATCAGATGCAAATGGTTATATTATTACAGGCGACCAATCAATTGATGTAACTTCGGCTGCAAACGTTAATATGGTTGTTGAGCAAATAGCATTAAATACCGTTACTGGAAGCATCTCTGGCTTGGGAGATGATATAGCAAATCTTGAATTGGTTTATATCCCAGATCCTACTCTGAACAAAGTGTACAAGCCAGAAGTAACCATTGATGCTGTAAATGCAACTTATTCAGTAGTGCTGGAGCCAGGTTGCGAATACACTATTAATGCCAATGGGGTTAATGATTATATAATTGGATCAAGTAGTATAACAGTTATCGAAGATGTAACATCAGATATTGCATTTACTGCTAAACCTGTTTATGATGTTAGTATTACATCACAAGGATTATCCAGTGAAGCTGCTGCTACATTAAGCTTGACGTTTACTAATATTTATGAAGAAGGGTATTCTTATTCTTTTGCTGCAGGCGAGAATATTCAATTACGTGATGGTACTTATCAAATAAGTGCTGATGGCATTGATGACTATGCAATTAAATTATCGCTAACATCTAATTTAGTTGTTAAAGAAGCTACTGCTGCCAAAACAATTTCATTTGAAGAGGTTAGTAAATGGAATTTTGATGAGAAAAATATTGAAACGGAAGCTACCTCTTATTTTGGCTTATTATTTAGTGGAACAGGCTCTGTTTCTAATCAGGCCGAAAAAAGTCACTTACTTGGTAAAGATGGTGCTGTTATCAGTATTCCAGTATCACCCAATAATAAAGTGATAATAACATATTATTATACTGCCCGTTTTAATATTAATGGTACCGATTCATATATGACCGAAACCCAAAGTACAAGTGTTTTTGAAACTGCTGAATACTTATATGAAGGAACAGAAGATGGTGTAGTAACCATTAATATTGGATCAACAGAAACTATTACTACCACTTATCTTACATGTATTGAAGTGGTTGATGTTATAGACTATTCTGATGTGGTAACGGTAGGTGCTGATAAAGATTTTCAAACCATAAATGAGGCACTGGATTATATTACGTTAATGAATCGTACTTCAGATCAAATGGTGACAGTAATGATTGATCCGGGTAATTATGAAGAGATGTTGGTAATCAATCAACCCAATGTAACTTTCGAAAATGCATCGGCTACACCTAGTATTGCATTGTCTAATCAGGGAGTTGATATTGATGCTAATGCAGTACGTATTACCTCGTATTATGGGCATGGATATAGTTACTACAGTATGGGACCAGATCAAAAGTGGAATGCTGATGTATTAAGAGTAAATAAAGAAAATGGTTATTTATCATACGAAAATGCAGGTACAGGAACAACCAATGGTTCATACTGGAATGCAACTGTTGTTGTTAATGCCGAAGGTTTTACCGCAAAAAATATCATTTTCGAAAACTCATTTAATCAGTACATCTCTCAAAAAGAGAAAGATGATGTTGTTGAGGAATGGGCAATTGGAGGGAAAGGAACAAGACCAACTGAGGTTGGGAGTACCGATGTGCAGGATAAGTCCTTTGTAGAAAGGGCTGCAGCTATTGCAGTAACTTCGGGTGGAGATAAAACTACCTTGGTTAAGTGTAGAGTTATTGGTCGTCAGGACTCTTTTTATGGTGGAAAAAATGCAAGAGTTGTAGTTTACAAAGGTGATATGATGGGGGCAACCGATTATATTTTTGGTGAAATGAATGCAGTGTTCTATCAATCAAATTTGGTTTTAAATACAAGTGATGATAGCAATGATATTGCTTATATAACGGCAGCAAAACAAGAGAGTGGAAGAGGTTACTTAATGTACGAATGTACTATCAAATCTGCAGAGCTAAGCACCGAAACAGCGTCGGGTTATGAATCAAAACCAGGTTACTTTGGCCGCCCTTGGGCTCCTGCCACCAGTGAAGTTGTGTTTTATAATACAACTATTGAAGCAACCACCACCGGAGCATCTAGTGGGCAATCTTTAATTGTGCCTGAGGGATGGAATAGTACCCTGGGAGGAGAATCACCCTATATGTATGAATATGGAACCATTGAAGTATCAGGAGATGAGAATTCATCTGGAAGAGCATCTTGGGCAACCTTATTAGCTACACCTATACTTTCTGATGATACAGAAATTAGTACTTATAATTTTACAAAGGGAACTGATGATTGGGATCCAATTCCAGCATTGATTGACGAAGATCCGTCGACGGATATACCATTTCAACAAGTAGGTAATCTTACATTGAAACAAAATGTACCTAATCCGGCAAAGACATCAACAACAATTGCTTATCAACTAGAAGAAGCTGCCGATATAGTTGTAACAATCTATAGTTCAACAGGGCAAGTGGTGAAAATAATTAAAGATGGTTATCAGCTAGCGGGAGAGCATCAGGTTCGTCTTTCGGTTGATGATTTTAGAAAAGGAATCTATTTCTATTCGTTAAAAGCCGGTGTTGATGTATTAACAAAAAAAATGATTGTGAATTAA
- a CDS encoding acetate kinase, which yields MLVLVLNCGSSSIKYQLLDMKNVDESEVKAKGVVERIGLKQGSLIHKPYVDGEQKKYKFTNQIPDHEVGISLIIDSLVNRAHGVIEDVLDIQAIGHRVAHGGEYFSKSVLIDDIVKERINKLCELAPLHNPAHIAGIFAMEKLLPKVPQVAVFDTSFHQSMPPESFLYAIPYEYYTKHKLRRYGFHGTSHKFVAEKACEYWDLEMDKINIVTCHLGNGASIAAIKNGKSFDTSMGFTPVEGLIMGTRVGNLDVGALLFLMEKENLDLQGANELLNKKSGVLGISGISSDMRDIEDESWNKNNPRATLALNMYHMRVKRYIGAFAAEMGGIDLLIFTGGVGENGPETREEICSGLEFMGFTFDKDANNGVRGKLKVLSTHESKLKVMVIPTNEERVIASDTVKVLMSASLN from the coding sequence ATGTTGGTATTAGTTTTAAATTGTGGTAGCTCATCCATAAAGTATCAATTGTTAGATATGAAAAATGTTGATGAGTCTGAAGTGAAGGCCAAAGGTGTTGTTGAGCGTATTGGTTTAAAGCAAGGGTCTTTAATTCATAAACCATATGTTGATGGGGAGCAAAAAAAATACAAATTCACTAATCAAATTCCTGATCATGAAGTAGGTATTAGTCTGATAATAGATTCGCTTGTAAATAGAGCTCACGGGGTAATTGAAGACGTATTGGATATTCAGGCAATTGGACATCGTGTTGCGCATGGAGGTGAGTATTTTAGTAAGAGTGTGCTGATTGACGATATTGTAAAAGAGCGGATAAATAAGTTATGTGAGTTGGCTCCATTACATAATCCAGCTCATATTGCAGGTATTTTTGCAATGGAGAAGCTTTTACCCAAGGTTCCTCAAGTAGCTGTATTTGATACGTCTTTTCATCAATCAATGCCTCCGGAATCATTCCTATATGCTATTCCATATGAGTATTATACCAAGCATAAATTGCGTCGATATGGTTTTCATGGAACCAGTCATAAATTTGTGGCAGAAAAAGCTTGTGAATATTGGGACTTAGAAATGGATAAGATTAACATTGTTACCTGTCACTTAGGTAATGGAGCTTCTATCGCTGCCATAAAAAATGGAAAATCATTTGATACATCGATGGGTTTTACTCCGGTTGAAGGATTGATTATGGGAACCCGTGTTGGTAATCTTGATGTTGGAGCATTATTGTTTTTAATGGAAAAAGAAAATCTTGATTTGCAAGGAGCAAATGAATTATTAAATAAGAAAAGCGGTGTTTTAGGTATTTCAGGAATCTCATCTGATATGCGGGATATTGAAGACGAATCATGGAATAAAAATAATCCGAGAGCAACTTTAGCATTAAATATGTATCATATGCGCGTTAAGCGATATATAGGAGCATTCGCTGCAGAGATGGGTGGTATTGATTTGTTGATTTTCACTGGTGGAGTTGGAGAAAATGGGCCTGAAACACGTGAAGAAATTTGTTCGGGTTTAGAATTCATGGGGTTTACATTTGATAAAGATGCAAACAATGGAGTAAGAGGTAAATTAAAAGTTTTGAGTACTCATGAGTCTAAATTAAAAGTAATGGTGATACCAACCAATGAGGAGCGGGTTATAGCAAGTGATACAGTTAAGGTGCTAATGTCTGCATCTCTTAATTAG
- the queG gene encoding tRNA epoxyqueuosine(34) reductase QueG, whose protein sequence is MHKALSQKQLITNEALRLGFSDIGFSEVNHLSENEVHLKNWLDKGYHAEMNYMKNHFEKRVNPALLVDGAKTVVSVLLNYKPKIEQTHADAPKLARYAYGKDYHFVIKDKLQLLFDYIKSDIYPELEGRMFTDSAPVLDRAWAAKSGLGWIGKNTNLIHKKLGSFVLIGELIINMEVEPDTPIKEACGGCTRCIDACPTKALIGPYQLDSNKCISYLTIEHRDEIPNEFKGKFENWAFGCDICQEACPWNWKARPTNEEEFQPHPNLLQLRKDEWHNMDEDQFKELFRKSAVKRTKFKGLRRNLDFLKNE, encoded by the coding sequence ATGCACAAAGCTCTTTCGCAAAAACAACTTATTACAAACGAAGCACTTCGTCTGGGATTTTCCGACATTGGTTTTTCGGAGGTGAATCATCTTAGCGAAAATGAAGTTCATTTAAAAAACTGGCTCGATAAAGGTTATCATGCAGAAATGAACTATATGAAAAACCATTTTGAGAAAAGAGTTAATCCTGCATTATTGGTTGATGGAGCAAAAACAGTTGTTTCGGTTTTGCTCAATTACAAACCGAAGATAGAACAAACACATGCTGATGCTCCCAAACTAGCCCGTTATGCTTATGGTAAGGATTATCATTTTGTGATAAAAGATAAGTTACAGTTACTATTCGATTATATAAAAAGTGATATCTATCCTGAATTAGAGGGACGAATGTTCACTGACTCTGCTCCTGTTTTAGACCGTGCCTGGGCCGCAAAAAGTGGATTGGGTTGGATAGGCAAAAACACGAACCTCATCCATAAAAAACTGGGAAGTTTTGTTTTGATTGGTGAATTAATCATCAACATGGAAGTTGAACCAGACACGCCTATAAAAGAGGCTTGCGGAGGCTGTACCCGTTGCATTGATGCCTGCCCTACAAAAGCGCTTATTGGCCCATATCAGCTGGATTCCAATAAATGTATTTCGTATTTAACCATTGAGCATCGCGACGAGATACCTAATGAGTTTAAAGGTAAATTTGAGAATTGGGCTTTTGGCTGCGATATCTGTCAGGAAGCTTGCCCCTGGAATTGGAAAGCTCGTCCTACAAATGAGGAAGAATTTCAACCTCATCCAAATCTTCTTCAGCTGCGTAAAGATGAATGGCACAACATGGATGAAGATCAATTCAAAGAACTTTTTCGTAAATCTGCTGTGAAACGAACCAAATTTAAAGGTTTAAGGCGCAACCTTGATTTTTTAAAGAACGAGTAA
- a CDS encoding SUF system Fe-S cluster assembly protein encodes MGTEFLQLESKIIEILKTIYDPEIPVNIYDLGLIYEIDVDENGKARVVMTLTSPNCPVAESLPEEVHEKVSSIDGITHVDLNLTFDPPWTKDMLSEEALLELGLL; translated from the coding sequence ATGGGAACTGAGTTTTTACAATTAGAAAGTAAGATAATCGAGATATTAAAAACAATCTACGATCCGGAGATACCTGTTAATATTTACGATTTAGGACTGATATACGAAATTGACGTGGATGAGAATGGAAAAGCTCGTGTTGTTATGACATTAACTTCTCCTAACTGTCCGGTTGCAGAATCACTTCCTGAGGAAGTTCACGAAAAGGTTTCATCAATTGATGGTATTACACACGTTGATTTGAACCTAACCTTTGATCCTCCCTGGACAAAAGATATGCTTTCGGAAGAAGCACTTCTTGAACTTGGTTTATTATAA
- a CDS encoding SufE family protein: MTINEIQNEIVEEFSVFDDWMDKYSYLIEIGNDLDGFQEENRLDNNLIEGCQSKVWLHADLKDGKIYYTADSDAIIVKGIVALLVRVMSGRTPDEILESDLSFVEKIGLKEHLSPTRSNGLVAMIKQIRLYALAFKAKLA, encoded by the coding sequence ATGACCATTAACGAGATACAAAACGAGATTGTTGAAGAGTTTTCAGTTTTTGATGATTGGATGGATAAATATTCATATCTGATTGAAATTGGAAATGATTTGGACGGATTTCAGGAAGAAAATCGCTTAGACAACAATCTGATTGAAGGATGTCAATCAAAAGTATGGTTACACGCTGATTTAAAAGACGGTAAAATTTATTACACTGCCGATAGCGATGCCATCATTGTAAAAGGTATTGTTGCCTTATTAGTAAGAGTAATGAGTGGTCGTACACCTGACGAAATATTAGAAAGTGATCTAAGTTTTGTTGAAAAAATAGGATTGAAAGAGCATCTTTCGCCTACCCGATCGAATGGTTTGGTAGCAATGATTAAACAAATTCGTTTATACGCTTTGGCATTTAAAGCCAAACTAGCTTAA
- a CDS encoding cysteine desulfurase, with product MSLNIQKIRKDFPILEQTVYGKPLAYFDNAATAHKPLQVINAIDEVYTKYNSNIHRGVHHLSNVCTQAFEDARVKIQHFLNAPNSHEIIYTRGTTEAINLVASSFGETFLKEGDEIIVSQLEHHSNIVPWQLLEKRKGIVLKVIPINDEGELLLDAFEELMSEKTKLVSVAHISNVLGTINPIKTIIDKAHSRNIPVMIDGAQAIQHVKVDVQELDCDFYVFSGHKIYGPTGIGALFGKEKWLNQMEPYQGGGEMIKNVSFEGTTFNELPFKFEAGTPDYSGAVGLGAAIDYVNELGLENIATYENELHNYAMEKLAAISNIRFFGTAKEKASVISFLIGNIHPFDMGTLLDKMGIAIRTGHHCAQPLMQRYNIPGTVRASFAVYNTKEEVDRLIEGVIKVSQLFG from the coding sequence ATGAGCTTAAACATTCAAAAAATACGTAAAGACTTCCCTATTCTGGAGCAGACTGTTTATGGAAAACCTTTGGCATATTTCGATAATGCGGCAACGGCGCATAAACCACTTCAGGTAATCAATGCCATCGACGAAGTCTATACCAAATACAACAGCAATATTCACAGAGGCGTTCACCATTTAAGCAATGTTTGTACACAAGCCTTTGAAGATGCACGTGTTAAAATTCAACATTTTTTGAATGCTCCAAATTCTCATGAAATAATTTATACCAGAGGAACAACTGAAGCAATTAATCTGGTTGCTTCATCGTTTGGGGAGACATTTCTAAAAGAAGGCGACGAAATTATTGTTTCTCAACTTGAACACCACAGCAACATTGTACCATGGCAATTGCTCGAAAAACGAAAAGGAATTGTTTTGAAAGTAATTCCAATCAACGATGAAGGTGAATTGCTATTGGATGCGTTCGAAGAATTAATGAGCGAAAAAACAAAATTGGTCTCAGTTGCTCACATCTCAAATGTTTTGGGAACCATCAATCCTATAAAAACTATAATTGATAAAGCCCATTCGCGCAACATCCCTGTTATGATTGACGGTGCACAAGCTATTCAACATGTAAAAGTGGATGTACAGGAATTGGATTGCGATTTTTATGTTTTCAGTGGACATAAAATTTACGGCCCAACCGGCATTGGAGCTCTATTTGGCAAAGAAAAATGGCTGAATCAAATGGAACCCTATCAGGGAGGTGGCGAAATGATTAAAAATGTTTCGTTTGAAGGAACCACTTTTAATGAGCTGCCGTTTAAATTTGAAGCAGGCACCCCTGATTACAGCGGTGCTGTTGGATTAGGAGCTGCCATCGACTATGTGAATGAACTTGGCTTAGAAAATATAGCTACCTACGAAAATGAGCTTCATAATTATGCCATGGAAAAGTTAGCAGCCATCTCAAATATTCGCTTCTTTGGCACAGCTAAGGAGAAAGCCAGCGTTATCTCATTCCTGATAGGAAATATACATCCTTTTGACATGGGTACATTACTTGATAAAATGGGAATTGCCATCAGAACAGGTCACCATTGCGCTCAACCTTTAATGCAGCGTTATAATATCCCGGGTACAGTACGTGCTTCGTTTGCGGTTTACAATACCAAAGAAGAGGTTGACCGTTTGATTGAGGGTGTCATTAAGGTAAGTCAACTGTTTGGTTGA
- the sufD gene encoding Fe-S cluster assembly protein SufD gives MNVACRIVNLQEEYIKLFNDHKSLLQNGSPEKMNVLRDDAIKTFEEKGIPSNKVEAYKYTNLQPYFKGNLNLAFSYGAAHKEVTQNFKCEVPQLNTYNVFLVNGWFSSKDNDLELPEGVIICGMQEAAVKAPEIFEKYYGEAAPAKEDGIVAMNTAFAQDGAFIYVPKGVALEKPIQLVNIMTGDEDRLAMQRNLIVVDENAQLKVMLCDHTMSSQRFVVNTVTEVFAKENSLFDVYNVQNQHNLTTQVQGIYVHQKKNSNILTNNLTLHAGIARNNVSVTMDDDHCESHVYGLYLSDKNQHVDNSTFINHAKPDCQSFELFKGVMDDSATGAFAGRVYVAPDAQRTNAYQSNNNLLLTDNAKINTKPQLEIYADDVKCSHGATVGQLDEEAMFYLRARGINQEESRVLLMFAFAYEVIEKIRVEPLKEQIRGLVEKRFRGELDKCDSCVVCGQPGSGASCL, from the coding sequence ATGAATGTAGCTTGCCGAATCGTAAATCTGCAAGAAGAATATATAAAACTCTTCAACGATCATAAATCATTGTTACAAAACGGATCACCTGAAAAGATGAACGTTTTACGTGACGATGCTATCAAAACATTTGAAGAAAAAGGTATTCCTTCAAACAAAGTTGAAGCTTATAAATACACTAATCTTCAACCTTATTTTAAAGGTAACTTAAACCTTGCATTCTCTTATGGTGCTGCACACAAAGAGGTAACTCAAAATTTTAAATGTGAAGTTCCGCAACTAAATACATACAATGTATTTTTAGTTAACGGATGGTTCTCATCGAAAGATAATGACCTTGAATTACCTGAAGGAGTAATTATTTGCGGCATGCAAGAAGCGGCAGTTAAAGCACCAGAGATATTTGAAAAATACTATGGCGAGGCTGCACCTGCAAAAGAAGACGGTATAGTTGCTATGAATACGGCTTTTGCTCAGGATGGTGCTTTTATTTATGTACCCAAAGGGGTAGCTCTTGAAAAACCAATTCAGTTGGTGAATATCATGACAGGCGATGAAGATCGTTTAGCTATGCAACGCAACCTGATTGTTGTTGACGAAAACGCTCAACTTAAAGTGATGCTTTGCGATCACACCATGTCATCACAACGTTTTGTTGTAAACACCGTTACTGAAGTTTTTGCTAAAGAAAATAGTCTCTTTGATGTATATAATGTTCAAAATCAGCATAACCTTACAACACAAGTGCAAGGAATTTATGTACATCAAAAGAAAAACTCGAATATATTAACCAATAACCTGACGCTTCATGCAGGAATCGCTCGAAATAACGTTAGCGTTACCATGGACGATGACCATTGCGAAAGTCATGTATATGGTTTATACCTGAGTGATAAAAACCAACACGTTGACAACTCCACTTTTATCAACCATGCAAAACCCGATTGCCAAAGTTTTGAGCTTTTCAAAGGGGTTATGGATGATTCTGCAACAGGAGCTTTTGCAGGTCGTGTTTATGTTGCACCGGATGCTCAACGCACCAATGCTTATCAAAGTAACAACAACTTGTTGCTAACCGACAATGCAAAAATCAACACTAAACCTCAGTTGGAAATTTATGCTGATGACGTAAAATGCAGTCATGGAGCAACAGTTGGTCAGCTCGATGAAGAAGCCATGTTTTACTTGCGCGCACGTGGCATCAACCAGGAAGAGAGCAGGGTTTTATTAATGTTTGCTTTTGCATACGAGGTAATTGAAAAAATACGAGTTGAGCCTTTAAAAGAACAAATCAGAGGATTGGTTGAAAAACGTTTCAGAGGCGAACTTGACAAATGTGATTCTTGTGTTGTTTGCGGACAGCCTGGCTCAGGAGCCAGCTGCTTGTAA
- the sufC gene encoding Fe-S cluster assembly ATPase SufC has translation MLVIKDLHAKIEDKEILRGINLEVKPGEVHAIMGPNGAGKSTLSSVLTGNDKFEVNGGSVIFNDKNLLDLSPEDRAREGLFLSFQYPVEIPGVSMVNFMRTAVNEHRKYKGADPISASEFLKLMRDKKKLVEIDSNLTNRSVNEGFSGGEKKKNEIFQMAMLEPKLAILDETDSGLDIDALRIVANGVNKLKSPERSTIVITHYQRLLDYIVPDYVHVLYKGRIVKSAGKELALELEEKGYDWIKKEFED, from the coding sequence ATGTTAGTCATTAAAGATTTACACGCCAAGATAGAAGACAAAGAAATACTTAGAGGAATTAACCTTGAAGTTAAACCCGGAGAAGTTCATGCCATAATGGGACCTAACGGAGCCGGAAAAAGTACTCTATCATCTGTTTTAACAGGAAACGATAAATTTGAAGTAAACGGAGGCAGTGTTATATTCAACGATAAAAATTTATTGGATTTATCGCCCGAAGACAGAGCCCGCGAAGGTTTATTCTTAAGTTTTCAATATCCGGTTGAAATTCCTGGAGTAAGCATGGTTAACTTTATGCGTACAGCGGTTAACGAACATAGAAAATACAAAGGCGCAGATCCTATTTCGGCCAGCGAATTTTTAAAGCTAATGCGCGACAAAAAGAAATTGGTTGAAATCGATTCTAACCTTACTAACCGTTCGGTTAACGAAGGTTTTTCTGGAGGAGAAAAGAAAAAGAACGAAATATTCCAAATGGCAATGTTAGAACCTAAGTTGGCTATTTTGGATGAAACCGACTCGGGTTTGGATATTGATGCCTTACGTATTGTTGCTAACGGCGTTAATAAATTAAAATCGCCAGAAAGATCAACCATCGTTATTACTCACTATCAACGTTTATTAGATTACATTGTACCCGATTACGTACATGTATTATATAAAGGTCGTATCGTAAAATCAGCCGGTAAAGAGCTAGCTCTTGAATTGGAAGAAAAAGGTTACGACTGGATTAAGAAAGAATTTGAAGATTAA